A stretch of Carya illinoinensis cultivar Pawnee chromosome 14, C.illinoinensisPawnee_v1, whole genome shotgun sequence DNA encodes these proteins:
- the LOC122294055 gene encoding cinnamoyl-CoA reductase 1-like: MAREGEVVCVTGGSGCIGSWLVRLLLDRGYSVHATVQDLKDESETKHLEALEGAEARLRLFQIDLLNYASILTAVSGCAGVFHLASPCIVDEVLEPEKQLLDPAIKGTLNVLTAAKEAGVSRVVVTSSISAIIPSPNWPADIVKSEDCWTDIEYCKQKGLWYSLSKTLAEKAAWDFAKEKGLDVVVVNPGTVMGPVIPPRLNASMLMLVRILQGCTETYENFFMGSVHFKDVALAHILVYENKSASGRHLCVEAISHYGDFVAKVAEIYPEYEVKRLPKDTQPELLRTKDGSKKLMDLGLQFIPMEQIIKEAVESLKSRGFIS; encoded by the exons GATCCTGGCTCGTCCGTCTCCTTCTCGACCGTGGCTACTCCGTCCACGCCACCGTTCAGGATCTCA AGGATGAGAGTGAAACGAAACATCTAGAAGCTCTGGAAGGAGCAGAGGCCCGTCTCCGTCTCTTCCAAATCGATCTCCTTAACTATGCCTCTATCCTCACTGCCGTCAGTGGCTGCGCTGGAGTCTTCCACCTCGCCTCTCCCTGCATCGTCGATGAAGTTCTAGAGCCCGAG AAACAACTTCTGGACCCGGCGATCAAGGGAACGCTAAACGTGTTGACGGCGGCAAAGGAAGCAGGGGTGAGTCGCGTGGTGGTGACTTCATCCATCTCAGCTATTATTCCGAGCCCTAATTGGCCGGCCGATATCGTCAAGTCTGAGGATTGCTGGACCGACATTGAGTACTGCAAGCAGAAAGGA TTATGGTATTCGCTTTCTAAAACCCTAGCTGAGAAAGCTGCTTGGGATTTTGCCAAAGAGAAAGGTTTGGATGTGGTGGTGGTAAATCCTGGGACGGTAATGGGCCCTGTGATCCCTCCTAGGCTCAATGCAAGCATGTTAATGCTTGTTCGCATTCTCCAGG GATGCACTGAAACGTATGAGAACTTTTTTATGGGATCTGTGCATTTCAAAGATGTAGCTCTAGCACATATATTGGTGTACGAGAACAAATCAGCAAGTGGAAGGCACTTGTGTGTTGAAGCTATATCTCATTATGGTGATTTTGTGGCAAAGGTTGCTGAAATTTACCCTGAATATGAGGTGAAAAG GTTGCCAAAGGATACCCAACCTGAGTTGTTAAGGACGAAGGATGGATCAAAGAAGCTGATGGACTTGGGCTTACAATTCATACCCATGGAGCAAATTATCAAGGAGGCTGTTGAGAGTTTAAAGAGCAGGGGATTTATTTCTTGA